CCGACATGGCCGCCGTAGGCTTCCACGATGGCCTGATGGCCGAGGCAAATACCGATAATCGGCAGTTGACCACGCAGACGTTGTAGCAGTTCTGGCATACAACCCGCTTCGGCTGGGGTGCCGGGGCCGGGAGAGAGCATCAGAATCGGCTTTTCCATCTGCTGTAACCGCGCAATGATAACGTCGGCAGGCAGGTGGTTACGGTAAATCACGACCTGATGGCCGCTGGCACGCAGTTGATCCACCAGGTTGTAGGTGAATGAATCGATATTATCGAGCAGCAGGATGTCGGCCATTAGAAGATCTCCTTTGCATGGTGCGCGCTGGCAATGGCTCGCAGCACGGCGCGGGCTTTATTGCGTGTTTCATCGGCTTCGGCCTGAGGATTGGAATCTAGCACCACGCCTGCTCCCGCCTGAACGGTGGCAATGCCGTCTTCGACATAGGCGGAACGAATGACGATGCAGGTATCCAGATCGCCATGAGCGGTGAAGTAGCCCACCGCACCGCCGTAGCTGCCGCGTCGGGTTTTCTCACTTTCTGCAATTAACTGCATTGCCCTGACTTTCGGTGCGCCGCTCAGCGTGCCCATATTCATGCAGGCGCGGTAGGCGTGCAGGACATCGAGATCTTCACGTAATGTTCCCACCACGCGGGAAACCAGATGCATCACAAAGGAATAACGATCAACCTTGGTTAAGTCAGCAACATAACGGCTACCCGACTGACAGATGCGCGCCAGATCGTTACGAGCTAAATCTACCAGCATCAGGTGTTCTGCCAGTTCTTTATGGTCGGTACGCATTTCCAGTTCAATGCGACTATCGAGATCGCGATCCAGTGAACCATCAGCACGGCGACCGCGCGGACGTGTGCCTGCGATGGGATAGATTTCAATTTGGCGGCTGTCGGCATCGTACTTCAGCGAACTTTCCGGTGAGGCACCGAACAGCGTGAAATCCTGATCCTGCATATAAAACATGTAAGGGCTGGGATTGTTATCTTTCAGCGTTTGGTAAGCGGCCAGCGGTGAAGGGCAGGGTAAAGAGAAACGGCGTGATGGCACGACCTGAAAAATTTCACCGATGCGGATGGCTTCCTGCATCTGGCTGACAACGTCACCAAAGGCTTCATCGCTCTGGTTGCAGCTCAGCGTCATGTTTTCGATAGACTGGCACGGCAGCGCGGGAGCGGGTTGA
The window above is part of the Pectobacterium araliae genome. Proteins encoded here:
- a CDS encoding anthranilate synthase component 1; this translates as MQTTQPKLELLRTEAVYRNDPSAIFHQLCGARPATLLLESAEIDSKENLKSLLIIDSALRITALGQQVSIQALTANGVSLLPLLDAALPAEIINQPRPDGRELTFPLADAMQDEDSRLRSLSVFDALRQILTLVACPADEREAMFLGGLFAYDLVAGFEALPALSQQQRCPDFCFYLAETLLVLDHQKRVTALQASLFTPSHSEKQRLQQRLQQLQRQLTQPAPALPCQSIENMTLSCNQSDEAFGDVVSQMQEAIRIGEIFQVVPSRRFSLPCPSPLAAYQTLKDNNPSPYMFYMQDQDFTLFGASPESSLKYDADSRQIEIYPIAGTRPRGRRADGSLDRDLDSRIELEMRTDHKELAEHLMLVDLARNDLARICQSGSRYVADLTKVDRYSFVMHLVSRVVGTLREDLDVLHAYRACMNMGTLSGAPKVRAMQLIAESEKTRRGSYGGAVGYFTAHGDLDTCIVIRSAYVEDGIATVQAGAGVVLDSNPQAEADETRNKARAVLRAIASAHHAKEIF